A region of Pseudomonas cavernicola DNA encodes the following proteins:
- a CDS encoding sensor domain-containing diguanylate cyclase — protein sequence MTDADLPRAPNAFRLWREAQHTQSRTRLGGIYYLLAWLLVWGFSAAPGAHLLLGLGTTAFFSLILILRWLHRLPAGHAESDLRRWLDLQAWLVCGNALGWGLVQAWTLQTIDFAPSQSIAAISTIAISAAMAFTFSMDRSRGALAILLLYLPGLAVLLPDAAAHLGELATLALYLSYLLLAQSRSHREYCNTLDLELQLLEQRERMEALGHTDGLTQLGNRHRFNSLFPALLANALRHGSPLSLVLLDIDFFKKVNDEYGHAVGDECLRAFAERMCRAFRRDSDALLRLGGEEFGVLMPDTPLEQARQLAESFRAELAASGFSCQQQWMPLTASLGVGTYDPLRGGSAEALYKRVDDALYRAKEAGRDRLVLAQPEG from the coding sequence ATGACCGACGCCGACCTCCCCCGCGCACCGAACGCCTTCCGCCTCTGGCGCGAGGCCCAGCACACCCAATCACGGACGCGCCTAGGCGGCATCTATTACCTGCTGGCCTGGCTGCTGGTCTGGGGCTTCAGCGCCGCGCCGGGCGCGCACTTGTTGCTGGGCCTGGGCACCACGGCCTTCTTCAGCCTGATTCTGATCCTGCGCTGGCTGCACCGGCTGCCCGCCGGGCATGCAGAAAGCGATCTGCGCCGCTGGCTGGACCTGCAAGCCTGGCTGGTCTGCGGCAACGCCCTGGGCTGGGGCTTAGTTCAGGCCTGGACCCTGCAGACCATTGACTTCGCCCCCTCGCAGTCGATCGCCGCCATCAGCACCATCGCCATCAGTGCGGCGATGGCCTTCACCTTCTCGATGGATCGCAGCCGCGGTGCCCTGGCCATCCTGCTGCTCTATCTGCCAGGGCTCGCGGTGCTCCTGCCGGATGCCGCGGCGCACCTCGGCGAGCTGGCGACCCTGGCCCTCTACCTCAGCTACCTGCTGCTGGCCCAGAGCCGCAGCCACCGCGAATACTGCAACACCCTGGACCTGGAACTGCAACTGCTGGAGCAGCGCGAGCGGATGGAAGCGCTGGGCCACACCGACGGCCTGACCCAGCTGGGCAACCGCCATCGGTTCAACAGCCTGTTCCCGGCCTTGCTGGCCAACGCCCTGCGCCACGGCAGCCCGCTGTCGCTGGTGCTGCTGGATATCGACTTCTTCAAGAAGGTCAACGACGAGTACGGTCACGCGGTGGGCGACGAATGCCTGCGCGCCTTCGCCGAGCGCATGTGCCGGGCGTTCCGCCGCGACAGCGATGCCCTGCTGCGTCTGGGCGGCGAGGAGTTCGGCGTGCTGATGCCGGACACCCCCCTGGAACAGGCCCGGCAACTGGCGGAAAGCTTCCGCGCCGAGCTCGCCGCCAGCGGCTTCAGTTGCCAGCAGCAGTGGATGCCGCTGACCGCCAGCCTCGGCGTCGGCACCTACGACCCACTGCGCGGCGGCAGCGCCGAAGCCCTCTACAAGCGGGTCGACGACGCCCTCTACCGGGCCAAGGAAGCCGGCCGCGACCGCCTGGTGCTGGCTCAGCCAGAAGGCTAG
- a CDS encoding DMT family transporter → MPAPAWWLLTLPLIAGAFLPLQAGINGQLAKQVSSVLAAALISFLIGSLALLLLVLMQREVPTLAALKGLTWWHWSGGLLGAFFITTAAFTGPRIGALLFMTLVLAGQLGMALLLDHFGWAGFRETPVGLGKIAGLLLIVVGIWLIRRG, encoded by the coding sequence ATGCCTGCTCCCGCCTGGTGGCTGCTAACCCTGCCACTCATCGCTGGCGCCTTTCTGCCGCTGCAAGCCGGTATCAATGGCCAGTTAGCCAAACAGGTATCCAGTGTGCTGGCCGCAGCGCTGATTTCCTTTCTGATTGGCTCGTTGGCGCTGCTGTTGCTAGTACTGATGCAACGCGAGGTGCCAACCCTGGCGGCCCTCAAAGGGCTGACCTGGTGGCATTGGAGCGGTGGCCTGCTCGGAGCGTTCTTTATCACCACCGCCGCCTTCACCGGCCCACGGATCGGCGCCTTGCTGTTTATGACGCTGGTGCTGGCCGGGCAGCTCGGCATGGCGCTGCTACTCGATCACTTCGGCTGGGCAGGCTTTCGCGAGACGCCAGTGGGCTTAGGCAAGATCGCCGGGCTGCTACTGATCGTCGTCGGCATCTGGTTGATTCGTCGCGGCTGA